The DNA segment CCCGGGGGGTGAACGATGTTACCAACGCCAATGCGGCAGACGCAAAGCCGCCGAGCATCCCCTGCAGAATCCGCAGCCCGAGCAGCTGGTAGACGTTGCCGACAAACCCCATCGCCACCACGACAAAAATATTGCTCAGCAATACCCGTTCGACCATCAGCTTGCGGCCGTGCCGGTCGCCGAGATTCCCCCACAGCGGCCCCAACAGGGCGGCGAACAGCGGGGCGGCCGCCATCAGCACTCCCGCCCAGACGGCCACCTGGTGGGTCTCCGTAATCCCGAGGTATGGCAAATACAACGGCAAAAACGAAAAAATAAAACTCAGACTGATCCCCGCTCCGCATTGCACAAAGCACATCATGTACAAATTCCGTTTCCACGTCTCCAACCGATCCATCTCCACCCGGTTTTGTTTCTTTCCACATTGTAACGGAAAACCGCCGAAGAAGGAAAGTGGGCTGCAAGCACCCGTATCCGTGCAGAACCGAACACAAACGGCGCCCTGCCGCGGGCGCCGTAACAAACGGGAGATATTAAAGTTCTACGTGGAATACTTCCAGGATATTCGGGATCTCCGCGATCTGCCGGATGACTTCCGGGCTTGCCGGGTTGTCGATCCCAAGCACCATCACCGCCTTGCCGCCGACTTCTTTCCGTCCCACCTGCATCGTTGCGATATTGATGCCGGCATCGCCCAGAATCATCCCGATCCGTCCGATCATCCCCGGCTGGTCCAGGTGCGAGGTGACGATCATCCGGCCTTCCGGCGCGGCATCGATCGTGTATCCGTCCAGCCGCACGATCCGCGGACCGAAACCGTTGTTTAACGTGCCGGCTACCCGGCGAGTCTGATGCGGCGTACTCACCTCAAGCCCGATCAGGTTGGTGAAAACGCTGTGCTTGCCGGTCTTCGATTCGACCACCTGAATCCCGGACTGTTCCGCCACCAGCGGCGCATTGACAAAATTGACCTCCGCCCCGTGGTGATACGACAGGATCCCTTTCAAAATCGTCCGGGACACGGGCGCCACTTCCAGATTGCTGATGTCGCCGCTGTAGGTAATTTCGATTTTTGTCACTGGATGGTCGACCAACTGGGCGGCCAGTTTGCCCAATTTTTCCCCCAATACCAGGTACGGTTCCACCTGCTTCAGTTTATCGGCCGGGAGGGACGGCAGATTGACCGCATTTTTGAACGGTTCGTCGCGAAGCACTTTCAAAACTTCCTCCGCCACGTCGATCGCCACGTTGATCTGCGCTTCTTCGGTCGACGCCCCCAGATGCGGAGTAAGCACCACGTTCGGAAAATCTTTCAGCGGATGGTCTTTCGCAATCGGTTCTTCCTCGTACACGTCGAGCGCCGCGCCGGCCACCTTGCCCGACTTGAGCGCTTCGATCAAGGCCGATTCCTTGATGATGCCGCCACGCGCGCAGTTGAGGATGCGGACCCCGTCTTTCATCATGGCAAACTCGCGCTCCGCCAGCAGATGTTTCGTCTCTTTGATCAGCGGCGTGTGAACCGTGATAAAATCCGCTTCCGTCACGATCTCATCAACCGTGCTCGGTTTCACGTTCAGCGAAGCGGCCCGTTGCGGAGACAAAAACGGGTCGTAAGCCAACACCTTCATTCCGAACGCCTGCGCCCGTTTGGCCACTTCCGCGCCGATCCGTCCCAAACCGATAATGCCGAGCACTTTCTTGTTCAGCTCGACACCGACGAACGTCTTGCGGTCCCATTCCCCGCGCAGGATCGATGCATGCGCTTGCGGGATTTTGCGTGCCATCGCCATCATCATCGCAAACGTATGCTCCGCCGTGGAGATGGTGTTTCCGTCCGGCGCATTGATGACCACAATCCCCCGCTGGGTGGCGGCCGGAACGTCAATGTTGTCGACTCCTACACCGGCCCGCCCAATTACGCGAAGGCGCGTCGCATGTTCCAGCACCCGTGCATTGACGCGCGTTTGCGAACGAACCAGCAACGCGTCGTATTCGCCAATCATTCTGCAAAGCTCGTCTTCCGGCAACCCGGTTTTGATGTCCACCTGAATGTCGTCCGCCTCTCGCAGCTTGCCAAGGCCCTGTTCCGAGATCGGATCGCTGACCAGTACTCGAATCATTCTAGCCCCTCCCTGTTTTTCCGGCCGATTTTGCAAAAAGACCGTCTGAACCCCTTGTCTGTTGCAAAAAGGGGCCCAGGCGGTCGGCCATTATCTCCAGTTGCACTCCCTTGTGGTAACCCACTTCCGCCAGTCATGCAACTTGCTGGTGTGTAATTTATGAGAAAATTGTATTAGTACAGAGCCCGTCTGTCAATCCTAAATTGTAGCAACATTTTTTGACAGATCAGGAGGGCCCGATGCATCAGGTCGAAACTTTGCTGTTTGCCGACTGGTTCCCGACGCGGGACGGATTTGTCGGAATCCGTCCGGAATATTGTGGAACCGCCGTCTATCAATATCGTTCGGAAAATCCGCTCAAACATTACTGGTTTCAGCAGCAAGACGTCGCCTATGCGCTGTACGAAGAGTTGCGCCAGTACCTGGCAGTCTAGCGGCAAAAATAGGCGCCCGGTGCATGCGCTATTTTTTGCGGGCAAACAGATGCATTGTGTCCCGGTTCGCCACTTCGTCAAACACGGCAAAGCCGCTTTCGTCAAAAATCCGGTGCAGTTCCTCCGGCTTGTAAAAAGCATAATACAGATCGTCGATAAACCCGTCCTCCCCTTCCGTCAAAAAAGAGGCATACAGCACACCGGTGTCTTTCAGCACCCGCCGTACCTGTGACAAGGCGACCGGCAGGTCTTGTTTCATCAGATGCAGCAGCGACAGGTTCGCCCAAATGCCGTCAAACATGTCGTCCGGATACGGCAGATTGCGAAAATCGCCTTTCCGGAACGGCACGTCATTCACCGTCTTTTGGGCGATCGCCAGCATCTCTTCCGAGATATCCAATCCCTGTACATGCACCCCGTACCGTTTCAGAGTCAGCGTGTCCCGGCCCGCACCGCTTCCCAGATCGAGCACCTTGTCACCCAACAGCATCGTCGTGAACCGCACGACC comes from the Effusibacillus pohliae DSM 22757 genome and includes:
- the serA gene encoding phosphoglycerate dehydrogenase; amino-acid sequence: MIRVLVSDPISEQGLGKLREADDIQVDIKTGLPEDELCRMIGEYDALLVRSQTRVNARVLEHATRLRVIGRAGVGVDNIDVPAATQRGIVVINAPDGNTISTAEHTFAMMMAMARKIPQAHASILRGEWDRKTFVGVELNKKVLGIIGLGRIGAEVAKRAQAFGMKVLAYDPFLSPQRAASLNVKPSTVDEIVTEADFITVHTPLIKETKHLLAEREFAMMKDGVRILNCARGGIIKESALIEALKSGKVAGAALDVYEEEPIAKDHPLKDFPNVVLTPHLGASTEEAQINVAIDVAEEVLKVLRDEPFKNAVNLPSLPADKLKQVEPYLVLGEKLGKLAAQLVDHPVTKIEITYSGDISNLEVAPVSRTILKGILSYHHGAEVNFVNAPLVAEQSGIQVVESKTGKHSVFTNLIGLEVSTPHQTRRVAGTLNNGFGPRIVRLDGYTIDAAPEGRMIVTSHLDQPGMIGRIGMILGDAGINIATMQVGRKEVGGKAVMVLGIDNPASPEVIRQIAEIPNILEVFHVEL
- a CDS encoding class I SAM-dependent methyltransferase: MDYIKRTKQRYDQLARSHEWRHTELTPGLVVRFTTMLLGDKVLDLGSGAGRDTLTLKRYGVHVQGLDISEEMLAIAQKTVNDVPFRKGDFRNLPYPDDMFDGIWANLSLLHLMKQDLPVALSQVRRVLKDTGVLYASFLTEGEDGFIDDLYYAFYKPEELHRIFDESGFAVFDEVANRDTMHLFARKK